A window of the Streptomyces sp. JB150 genome harbors these coding sequences:
- a CDS encoding cation diffusion facilitator family transporter, whose product MSDHPHDSGHDHDHRHDRPHPHPHGHEHPHRHSHPDDRPHGVRRVRHRLAHLLTPHSHDSAGKVDSALESSARGIRALWVSLAVLGVTALAQAVVVALSGSVALLGDTVHNAADALTAVPLGIAFVLGRRAATRRFTYGYGRAEDLAGIVIVLTIAASAAFAGWTAVERLLDPRPVTHVPAVAVAALVGCVGNEWVARYRIRVGREIGSAALVADGLHARTDGFTSLAVLLGAGGSALGLHLADPLVGLAITAAIVAVLRDAAREVVRRVMDAVDPALVDRAERALGTVPGVRGVGELRLRWIGHRLRAEVAVVVDGEATVREAHAIAVDAEHALLHAVPRLTAALVHADPAPAPGEADPHLALAHHAPHRHAQPPGTRLDHART is encoded by the coding sequence GTGAGCGACCACCCCCACGACAGCGGCCACGACCACGACCACCGTCACGACCGCCCTCACCCACACCCGCACGGCCACGAGCACCCTCACCGCCACTCCCACCCCGACGACCGCCCTCACGGCGTCCGTCGCGTCCGCCACCGCCTCGCCCACCTCCTCACCCCCCACTCCCACGACAGCGCCGGCAAAGTGGACTCCGCCCTGGAGTCCTCCGCCCGCGGCATCCGCGCCCTCTGGGTCTCCCTGGCGGTCCTCGGCGTGACGGCGCTGGCGCAGGCCGTCGTGGTGGCGCTGTCGGGGTCGGTGGCGCTGCTCGGCGACACGGTGCACAACGCCGCGGACGCGCTGACCGCCGTACCGCTCGGCATCGCCTTCGTGCTCGGCCGGCGCGCGGCCACCCGGCGCTTCACCTACGGCTACGGCCGCGCCGAGGATCTGGCCGGCATCGTGATCGTGCTGACCATCGCCGCGTCCGCCGCGTTCGCCGGGTGGACGGCGGTCGAGCGGCTCCTCGATCCGCGTCCGGTGACGCACGTCCCGGCGGTGGCGGTGGCCGCGCTCGTGGGGTGCGTGGGGAACGAGTGGGTGGCCCGGTACCGGATCCGCGTGGGACGCGAGATCGGCTCGGCCGCGCTGGTCGCCGACGGCCTGCACGCCCGCACCGACGGCTTCACCTCGCTGGCCGTGCTGCTGGGCGCGGGCGGCTCGGCGCTCGGCCTGCACCTGGCCGATCCGCTCGTCGGACTGGCGATCACCGCGGCGATCGTCGCGGTGCTGCGGGACGCGGCGCGCGAGGTGGTGCGGCGGGTGATGGACGCCGTCGACCCGGCGCTGGTGGACCGCGCCGAGCGGGCACTCGGCACGGTGCCGGGCGTGCGCGGGGTGGGCGAGCTGCGACTGCGCTGGATCGGGCACCGGCTGCGGGCCGAGGTGGCGGTGGTCGTGGACGGCGAGGCGACGGTCCGCGAGGCGCACGCGATCGCGGTGGACGCCGAACACGCCCTGCTGCACGCCGTACCGCGGCTCACCGCCGCCCTGGTGCACGCCGATCCGGCACCGGCGCCGGGCGAGGCGGACCCGCACCTGGCGCTGGCCCACCACGCACCGCACCGGCACGCGCAGCCCCCCGGCACGCGGCTCGACCACGCGCGGACCTGA
- a CDS encoding YbaK/EbsC family protein, with product MRAPIGDFDQATPAPDCLDELTRPVADAVRRWTGAVPAEQILYVDTDQRWADTAVFVEHYGRELLEQSANCVVVAGKRGGESTLAACVVLSTTRVDVNGVVRRRLGARKASFASMDTATGETGMEYGGITPIGLPADWPVLVDSAVVDLPYVLVGSGRRRGKLLVPGKAFAELPGADVLDGLGLPV from the coding sequence ATGCGCGCACCCATCGGAGACTTCGACCAGGCCACCCCCGCCCCCGACTGCCTCGACGAACTGACCCGCCCGGTCGCCGACGCCGTACGCCGGTGGACCGGGGCCGTCCCCGCCGAGCAGATCCTCTACGTCGACACCGACCAGCGCTGGGCCGACACCGCCGTCTTCGTGGAGCACTACGGCCGGGAGCTGCTGGAGCAGTCCGCGAACTGCGTGGTCGTCGCCGGGAAGCGCGGAGGCGAGAGCACCCTCGCCGCCTGTGTGGTGCTGTCCACCACGCGGGTCGACGTCAACGGCGTGGTCCGCCGCCGGCTCGGCGCCCGCAAGGCCTCCTTCGCGTCCATGGACACGGCCACCGGGGAGACCGGCATGGAGTACGGCGGCATCACGCCGATCGGACTGCCCGCCGACTGGCCGGTCCTGGTGGACTCCGCGGTCGTCGACCTGCCGTACGTCCTGGTCGGCAGCGGACGGCGGCGCGGCAAACTCCTCGTGCCCGGCAAGGCGTTCGCCGAGCTGCCGGGCGCCGACGTGCTGGACGGGCTGGGCCTGCCCGTCTGA
- a CDS encoding XRE family transcriptional regulator: protein MSDLDLLTQSLARNVKRWRAERGFTLDTLAARAGVSRGMLIQIEQARTNPSLGTVVKIGDALGVSITTLLDYEQGPKVRVVPADQAVRMWHTEAGSYNRLLAGAEAPGPLELWDWRLMPGESSSSDPHPAGTVELVHVTAGELTLTVDGTEYRVPAGASASFEASAPHTYGNDGDVPMEMVLAVSVPPVG, encoded by the coding sequence GTGTCGGACCTCGACCTGCTGACCCAGTCCCTGGCCCGCAACGTCAAGCGCTGGCGCGCCGAGCGGGGCTTCACCCTGGACACGCTCGCCGCGCGGGCCGGAGTCAGCCGCGGCATGCTCATCCAGATCGAACAGGCCCGCACCAACCCCAGCCTCGGCACCGTCGTCAAGATCGGCGACGCGCTCGGCGTCAGCATCACCACGCTGCTCGACTACGAGCAGGGGCCCAAGGTCCGGGTCGTCCCCGCTGACCAGGCCGTCCGGATGTGGCACACCGAGGCGGGCAGCTACAACCGGCTGCTCGCCGGCGCCGAGGCCCCCGGCCCGCTGGAGCTGTGGGACTGGCGGCTGATGCCGGGGGAGTCCAGCTCCTCCGACCCGCACCCCGCGGGTACCGTCGAACTCGTCCACGTCACGGCCGGGGAACTCACCCTCACCGTCGACGGGACCGAGTACCGCGTCCCGGCCGGCGCCAGCGCCTCCTTCGAGGCCTCCGCCCCGCACACCTACGGCAACGACGGCGACGTCCCGATGGAGATGGTGCTCGCCGTCTCGGTCCCGCCCGTCGGCTGA
- a CDS encoding DMT family transporter, with protein sequence MTALFALATSLLWGLADFGGGLLTRRTPALTVVVVSQSVAVVVLGALVVATGGWSEAGPRLWFAVGAGLVGPVAMLAFYKALALGPMGVVSPLGSLGVAVPVGVGLVLGERPGLLQLAGIAVAVAGVVLAGGPQFRGAPVQRQAVLLTLLAAFGFGAVMALIAEASTTVTGLFLALFVQRVTNVVAGGAALWVSVRRGSPALPADGFPWRALPALAFVGLADVAANGTYALAARHGPVTVAAVLASLYPVVTALAARGFLGERLRAVQAAGAALALAGSLLLATG encoded by the coding sequence GTGACAGCACTCTTCGCCCTGGCCACCAGCCTCCTGTGGGGCCTGGCCGACTTCGGCGGCGGCCTGCTGACCCGGCGCACGCCCGCGCTCACGGTCGTCGTGGTCTCGCAGTCCGTCGCCGTCGTCGTGCTCGGCGCGCTCGTGGTCGCCACCGGCGGCTGGAGCGAGGCCGGACCGCGGCTGTGGTTCGCCGTCGGCGCCGGCCTGGTGGGCCCGGTGGCGATGCTCGCCTTCTACAAGGCGCTCGCCCTCGGACCCATGGGCGTGGTCTCGCCGCTCGGCTCGCTGGGCGTGGCCGTGCCCGTGGGGGTGGGTCTCGTCCTGGGCGAGCGGCCGGGACTGCTCCAGCTCGCCGGGATCGCGGTGGCCGTGGCCGGGGTGGTGCTCGCGGGCGGGCCGCAGTTCCGCGGCGCCCCGGTGCAGCGGCAGGCCGTGCTGCTGACCCTGCTGGCGGCGTTCGGGTTCGGCGCGGTCATGGCGCTGATCGCCGAGGCGTCGACCACGGTGACCGGGCTGTTCCTCGCGCTGTTCGTCCAGCGGGTCACCAATGTCGTGGCCGGTGGCGCCGCCCTGTGGGTCTCGGTGCGGCGCGGCTCCCCCGCCCTTCCGGCGGACGGCTTCCCGTGGCGCGCGCTGCCCGCGCTCGCCTTCGTCGGGCTCGCCGACGTCGCGGCCAACGGCACGTACGCGCTCGCCGCCCGGCACGGGCCCGTCACGGTCGCCGCCGTGCTCGCCTCCCTCTACCCGGTCGTGACCGCCCTGGCCGCGCGCGGCTTCCTCGGCGAACGGCTCCGCGCGGTGCAGGCCGCGGGCGCCGCACTGGCCCTCGCCGGTTCCCTGCTGCTGGCCACCGGGTGA
- a CDS encoding acyltransferase, whose product MPKPKNTSSSRRRRLAQRVVHAGWAWVQRAGSVTAEQPGRFRFGAIGTGTRLAFPLGTVFGEPWIHLGAYCIVGEQVTLTAGLMPDLDLGPEPILRIGDGVVLGRGSHVIADTTVTIGSDCYFGPYVYVTSTNHSYDDPHQPIGKQWPRMEPVEIGPGCWIGTGAVILPGARIGRNVVVAAGAVVRGTVPDHAVVAGAPARVVRRWTPAEGWQPPLRTPAPVPIPDGVTSDQLLTLAGLDEEAVARLAELDDADVTGTVDAVDAES is encoded by the coding sequence GTGCCGAAGCCCAAGAACACGTCTTCGTCCCGGCGCCGCCGCCTGGCGCAGCGCGTGGTCCACGCGGGCTGGGCGTGGGTGCAGCGCGCCGGCTCGGTCACCGCCGAACAGCCCGGCCGGTTCCGCTTCGGCGCCATCGGCACCGGCACCCGGCTGGCGTTCCCGCTCGGCACGGTCTTCGGCGAACCCTGGATCCACCTCGGCGCGTACTGCATCGTCGGCGAGCAGGTCACCCTGACCGCCGGTCTGATGCCGGACCTCGACCTCGGCCCGGAGCCGATCCTGCGCATCGGCGACGGCGTCGTCCTCGGCCGCGGCAGCCACGTCATCGCGGACACGACGGTCACCATCGGCAGCGACTGCTACTTCGGCCCGTACGTCTACGTCACGTCCACCAACCACTCCTACGACGACCCGCACCAGCCGATCGGCAAGCAGTGGCCGCGCATGGAGCCGGTGGAGATCGGCCCCGGCTGCTGGATCGGCACCGGCGCGGTGATCCTGCCGGGCGCGCGGATCGGGCGGAACGTCGTGGTCGCGGCCGGCGCGGTGGTGCGGGGCACGGTGCCCGACCACGCCGTGGTCGCGGGGGCGCCCGCCCGGGTCGTACGGCGCTGGACGCCCGCGGAGGGCTGGCAACCGCCGCTGCGCACCCCGGCGCCGGTGCCGATACCGGACGGCGTGACCTCCGATCAGCTGCTGACGCTGGCGGGGCTGGACGAGGAGGCGGTGGCCCGGCTGGCGGAGCTGGACGACGCGGACGTGACCGGCACGGTCGACGCGGTCGACGCGGAGTCCTGA
- a CDS encoding gamma carbonic anhydrase family protein has product MTHQALIRAIGGRQPAVHPEAFVAPGATVIGDVTLGAGASVWYGAVLRGDVERIAVGANSNVQDNCTLHADPGSPVTVGERVSIGHNAVVHGATVEDDCLIGMGATVLNGAVIGAGSLVAAQALVPQGMRVPPGSLVAGVPAKVRRELTEEEREGITLNGAMYAELAKAHGEAHTEGDTGG; this is encoded by the coding sequence ATGACGCACCAGGCGCTGATCAGGGCGATCGGGGGCAGACAACCGGCAGTCCACCCGGAGGCCTTCGTGGCGCCGGGGGCCACGGTGATCGGGGACGTGACGCTGGGTGCGGGCGCGAGCGTCTGGTACGGGGCGGTGCTGCGCGGCGACGTCGAGCGGATCGCGGTGGGCGCGAACAGCAACGTCCAAGACAATTGCACGCTGCATGCCGACCCCGGTTCTCCCGTCACCGTCGGCGAACGCGTCTCCATCGGGCACAACGCCGTCGTGCACGGCGCGACGGTGGAGGACGACTGCCTGATCGGGATGGGCGCGACCGTGCTGAACGGCGCGGTGATCGGGGCCGGTTCGCTGGTCGCGGCGCAGGCGCTGGTGCCGCAGGGGATGCGGGTGCCCCCGGGCTCGCTCGTCGCGGGCGTACCCGCCAAGGTCAGGCGGGAGCTGACCGAGGAGGAGCGCGAGGGCATCACGCTGAACGGCGCGATGTACGCGGAGCTGGCCAAGGCGCACGGCGAGGCGCACACCGAGGGGGACACCGGGGGCTGA
- a CDS encoding methyltransferase domain-containing protein — MPVSLPPALDLSLDLLRCPACRTRRLHAGHGALRCPVGHAFDIARHGYASLLTGTRATSGDDAAMVRARDRFLSTGTYAPVRDIAARLAADAVCEQGTVVDVGCGTGYYLAGVLDQLPGARGLGLDTSVRALRSAARVHDRAAAVAWDVFRPFPLADAAADVVLDVFAPRNPAEFHRVLRPTGRLIVVRPTGRHLAELRGQVPAMVTVDPAKEERLHQALDPYFEVVVTERVEYCASLTRPEALDLVAMTPSARHVSRADLHDGGVVPTRVTVSVLATAYRPR, encoded by the coding sequence GTGCCCGTGTCGCTTCCCCCTGCCCTCGATCTGTCCCTCGACCTGCTGCGGTGCCCGGCCTGCCGTACGCGCCGCCTCCACGCCGGCCACGGTGCACTGCGTTGCCCGGTGGGCCATGCCTTCGACATCGCCCGCCACGGCTATGCGAGCCTGCTGACGGGCACCCGCGCCACCAGCGGCGACGACGCAGCCATGGTCCGGGCTCGGGACCGGTTCCTGTCGACCGGCACCTACGCGCCCGTTCGCGACATCGCGGCCCGCCTGGCGGCCGACGCCGTGTGTGAGCAGGGCACGGTGGTGGACGTGGGGTGCGGCACGGGCTACTACCTGGCCGGCGTCCTCGATCAGCTGCCTGGCGCCCGTGGTCTGGGGCTGGACACATCGGTGCGCGCACTGCGCTCGGCCGCCCGTGTCCACGACCGAGCCGCCGCGGTGGCCTGGGACGTCTTCCGTCCCTTCCCACTGGCCGACGCGGCGGCCGACGTCGTGCTGGACGTGTTCGCGCCACGCAACCCGGCCGAGTTCCACCGCGTACTGCGCCCGACCGGCCGGCTGATCGTCGTACGGCCCACCGGGCGGCACCTGGCCGAGCTGCGTGGCCAGGTGCCCGCGATGGTCACGGTCGACCCGGCCAAGGAAGAACGCCTGCACCAGGCGCTCGACCCCTACTTCGAGGTCGTCGTCACAGAACGGGTGGAGTACTGCGCGTCCTTGACCAGGCCGGAAGCCCTGGACCTGGTGGCGATGACGCCGAGTGCACGCCACGTGAGCCGTGCGGACCTGCACGACGGCGGCGTCGTGCCCACCCGGGTCACCGTCTCCGTGCTGGCCACCGCCTACCGGCCTCGGTGA
- a CDS encoding DedA family protein, producing the protein MHVQEWLETVPAVSIYALVGVVIGLESLGIPLPGEIILVSSALLASQHGDIDPVILGVCATAGAIIGDSIGYAIGRKGGRPLLAWLGRKFPRHFSEGHVATAERSFEKWGMWAVFFGRFVALLRIFAGPLAGVLRMPYWKFAIANVLGGILWAGGTTAVIYYVGVVAEAWLKRFSWVGLVLAVCVGLTSMLMLKRKAKKATAAAPQQPAEPVPTAAD; encoded by the coding sequence GTGCACGTCCAGGAATGGCTCGAGACCGTACCCGCGGTCAGCATCTACGCGCTGGTGGGAGTGGTCATCGGTCTGGAGAGCCTGGGCATCCCGCTGCCGGGCGAGATCATCCTCGTCTCCTCGGCCCTGCTCGCCTCCCAGCACGGCGACATCGACCCGGTGATCCTCGGCGTCTGCGCCACCGCGGGCGCGATCATCGGCGACTCCATCGGCTACGCCATCGGCCGCAAGGGCGGACGCCCGCTGCTGGCCTGGCTCGGCCGGAAGTTCCCCCGGCACTTCAGCGAGGGGCACGTCGCGACCGCCGAGCGCTCGTTCGAGAAGTGGGGCATGTGGGCCGTCTTCTTCGGCCGGTTCGTCGCCCTGCTGCGCATCTTCGCGGGCCCGCTCGCCGGCGTCCTGCGCATGCCGTACTGGAAGTTCGCGATCGCCAACGTCCTCGGCGGCATCCTCTGGGCCGGCGGCACCACCGCGGTCATCTACTACGTCGGCGTGGTCGCCGAGGCCTGGCTCAAGCGGTTCTCCTGGGTCGGCCTGGTGCTGGCCGTGTGCGTCGGCCTCACCTCGATGCTGATGCTCAAGCGCAAGGCGAAGAAGGCGACGGCCGCGGCGCCGCAGCAGCCGGCCGAGCCGGTGCCGACCGCGGCCGACTGA
- a CDS encoding helix-turn-helix transcriptional regulator, which yields MPARRHPRPDWVRSEQLALGDRIAERRRAAGLSQDQLAALMGVERRTVQRYERAVSDPRYADLLLIAQALDVHPADLLPPRD from the coding sequence GTGCCAGCCCGCCGACATCCCCGCCCCGACTGGGTCCGCTCCGAGCAACTCGCCCTCGGCGACCGCATCGCTGAACGCCGCCGAGCCGCCGGCCTGTCACAGGACCAGTTAGCCGCCCTAATGGGGGTGGAGCGGCGCACCGTCCAGCGGTACGAGCGAGCTGTCAGCGACCCGCGGTACGCGGATCTCCTGCTGATCGCCCAAGCGCTGGACGTTCACCCCGCCGACCTTCTCCCGCCGCGCGACTAA
- a CDS encoding GntR family transcriptional regulator, with translation MAMDPDAEIDHEGPVTPYRQLAEILRARIARGDWAEGRPIASETRLVQEYGLARTTVRRAIAVLVEEGVVWTVQGRGTYVGQPPAGNP, from the coding sequence ATGGCCATGGATCCAGACGCTGAGATCGACCACGAGGGCCCGGTCACCCCGTACCGGCAGCTCGCCGAGATCCTGCGGGCGCGGATTGCGCGCGGGGACTGGGCGGAGGGCCGGCCGATCGCGTCGGAGACGCGGCTGGTGCAGGAGTACGGGCTGGCCCGGACGACGGTGCGGCGGGCGATCGCCGTGCTGGTCGAGGAGGGCGTGGTGTGGACGGTGCAGGGCCGCGGCACCTACGTTGGTCAGCCGCCCGCCGGGAATCCGTAG